One Spinacia oleracea cultivar Varoflay chromosome 4, BTI_SOV_V1, whole genome shotgun sequence DNA segment encodes these proteins:
- the LOC130471384 gene encoding uncharacterized protein yields MWLASQDRLKTKSRLLKVGIGLDSNCAICDTSEETVSHLFFGCNYSKECRNLILLWLGLPCYNGDLNKLLKWARKQGSSKFTRQTIYTACAGLVYHVWKARNTAVWEASVPSVQHTVERIQKDTKGRIQQLLGKKVRNSELNWFHSL; encoded by the coding sequence ATGTGGTTAGCTAGTCAGGACAGACTGAAAACTAAATCAAGACTGCTTAAGGTGGGGATTGGTTTGGATAGCAACTGTGCTATTTGTGATACCTCTGAAGAAACAGTTAGCCACTTGTTCTTTGGCTGTAATTATAGCAAAGAATGCAGAAACTTGATTTTGCTATGGCTAGGGCTGCCTTGCTACAATGGTGATCTAAACAAGCTCCTAAAGTGGGCTAGGAAGCAAGGGTCCAGTAAGTTTACCAGGCAGACCATTTACACTGCATGTGCTGGGCTAGTGTACCACGTGTGGAAAGCAAGAAACACTGCAGTTTGGGAAGCTAGTGTTCCTTCAGTACAACACACTGTTGAGAGGATTCAGAAGGACACTAAAGGCAGAATTCAACAATTGCTAGGGAAGAAAGTTAGAAACTCTGAGTTGAATTGGTTTCATTCTTTGTGA